A DNA window from Candidatus Protochlamydia naegleriophila contains the following coding sequences:
- a CDS encoding YggT family protein, whose product MLIAIKLINVFFQVYTLMLFARIIASWFPQLYEYRLMQFVAYYTEPYLNFFRRFIPPLGMIDFSPIVAFICLSFMQSLIINLLLGFVR is encoded by the coding sequence ATGTTGATTGCCATTAAATTGATAAACGTTTTTTTTCAAGTATATACGCTGATGCTTTTTGCGCGCATCATCGCTTCCTGGTTTCCGCAACTCTATGAATATCGCCTGATGCAATTCGTTGCGTATTACACGGAGCCTTATCTCAATTTTTTCCGTCGCTTCATTCCCCCATTGGGAATGATTGACTTTAGTCCGATTGTGGCGTTTATCTGCCTCAGTTTTATGCAGAGTTTAATTATCAATTTACTATTGGGATTTGTGCGATAA
- the dusB gene encoding tRNA dihydrouridine synthase DusB: MSIHASPIKFGNLKLPNRIFYAPLAGCSDFPFRKMSAHYGPGLMYCEMVKMDALVRHDPHTYHILDYSADMHPIGGQLCGSKPALAGQAAKIIEDLGFDVVDLNCGCPVDKITKDGSGSGLLKTPELIGEILSNMVAAVKIPVTVKIRAGWDEQHIQVAEIVKIAEEAGAQAICVHGRTRQQGYRGPANWDHIKVAKEAATTIQVIGNGDVLDGPSAEKMFKETGCDAVLVARGTMGQPWAVQDILRHLDNLPPLERTLEDCRQALYEHFLWTHHYHGDHRVCVDMRRVGCWYLKKSSGTRQFRELISRATEMSVIKDLILNFPLGDLIEIDDTGQEADCCV; this comes from the coding sequence ATGTCGATTCATGCCTCTCCAATTAAGTTTGGCAATCTGAAGTTGCCCAATCGAATTTTCTATGCGCCTTTGGCGGGGTGCTCCGATTTTCCTTTCCGAAAAATGTCGGCCCATTATGGTCCAGGTTTGATGTATTGCGAGATGGTGAAAATGGATGCTCTTGTGCGCCATGATCCCCATACCTATCACATCTTGGATTATTCGGCTGACATGCATCCAATCGGCGGCCAGCTCTGTGGAAGCAAGCCTGCCTTGGCTGGGCAGGCGGCTAAGATTATTGAAGACTTGGGATTTGATGTCGTCGATCTAAATTGTGGATGTCCTGTTGATAAAATTACCAAGGATGGAAGCGGATCGGGCTTATTAAAGACTCCAGAATTGATTGGTGAGATTTTATCGAATATGGTGGCTGCGGTTAAGATTCCAGTAACGGTGAAAATTCGCGCGGGGTGGGATGAACAGCACATTCAGGTAGCCGAAATCGTCAAGATAGCCGAGGAGGCTGGTGCGCAAGCCATATGCGTTCACGGGCGTACCCGTCAACAAGGTTATCGTGGGCCGGCTAACTGGGATCATATCAAAGTGGCTAAAGAAGCTGCTACGACTATTCAAGTGATTGGTAATGGGGACGTCTTAGACGGCCCTTCTGCAGAAAAAATGTTTAAAGAAACCGGCTGCGATGCGGTTTTAGTTGCGCGTGGAACGATGGGACAGCCTTGGGCCGTGCAGGATATCCTGCGTCATTTAGACAATTTGCCCCCGCTTGAGCGCACGCTAGAAGATTGTCGTCAAGCATTATATGAGCACTTTTTATGGACCCACCACTACCATGGCGACCATCGCGTTTGTGTCGACATGCGGCGTGTCGGGTGCTGGTATCTTAAAAAATCTTCTGGAACGCGTCAATTCAGAGAATTGATCAGCCGAGCCACGGAGATGAGTGTGATCAAAGATCTGATTTTGAATTTCCCGTTGGGAGATTTGATTGAGATCGATGATACAGGGCAAGAAGCTGATTGTTGTGTATAA
- a CDS encoding acylphosphatase — MEHSSQDVYEMHAIVKGEVQGVGFRALTRYQAQGLGLRGTVRNLSDGTVEIYAQGSKQRLEELIQKLKEEALPGQIEEASIEYFPIEQCHDDFRILH, encoded by the coding sequence ATGGAACACTCCTCTCAAGATGTATATGAAATGCATGCAATTGTTAAAGGAGAAGTGCAGGGAGTTGGATTCCGTGCACTGACTCGCTATCAGGCTCAAGGACTGGGCCTGAGAGGGACTGTGCGAAATCTGTCTGATGGAACGGTTGAAATTTACGCTCAAGGTTCCAAGCAGCGTTTGGAAGAGCTCATTCAAAAGCTTAAAGAAGAGGCTCTTCCAGGACAAATTGAAGAGGCCTCTATAGAATATTTTCCTATAGAACAGTGTCACGATGATTTTCGCATTTTACATTAG
- a CDS encoding YqjF family protein, which translates to MTTPTPAVRLAVRDYPADSKPIIDQKWRNLLFLDWEYDPSTIQQTLPKGLTVDTFQNRAHVSIVVFGMESIKPKFFPFLPVIASMLEVNVRTYVYDQAGVPGVWFYSLYANQSFAVDMAKQFFSLPYLLANITSTTDDESQSTVLCQPEGGQFQSTFVYKAEKATFTADPESLEFFLTERYALFSKQGNSIALGRIHHEPYPLTRAEVAQWDTQLLEVNGLVNPNRAPDHAIFSPGVDVEVFMLKDGAEKA; encoded by the coding sequence ATGACCACACCAACACCAGCTGTTCGTTTAGCTGTCAGGGATTACCCTGCCGATTCAAAGCCTATTATCGATCAAAAATGGCGCAACCTTCTCTTTCTTGATTGGGAATACGATCCGTCAACCATTCAGCAAACCCTTCCTAAAGGTTTGACTGTTGATACGTTTCAGAATAGGGCTCATGTGAGCATCGTTGTTTTTGGCATGGAATCAATCAAACCCAAATTTTTTCCCTTCTTGCCTGTGATTGCAAGCATGCTCGAGGTCAATGTTCGAACCTATGTTTACGACCAAGCTGGTGTGCCCGGTGTTTGGTTTTATTCCTTGTATGCCAATCAATCGTTTGCGGTGGATATGGCGAAACAATTTTTCTCTCTCCCTTATCTCTTGGCTAATATTACTTCAACGACCGATGACGAAAGCCAATCAACCGTTCTTTGCCAGCCAGAAGGGGGGCAGTTTCAATCCACTTTTGTCTACAAAGCGGAGAAAGCGACATTTACGGCAGATCCTGAATCGCTGGAGTTTTTTTTGACCGAGCGCTATGCACTATTTTCCAAACAAGGCAATAGCATTGCGCTTGGGCGCATTCACCATGAACCCTATCCTCTAACACGTGCAGAGGTCGCTCAATGGGATACTCAGCTTCTAGAAGTCAATGGGCTGGTCAACCCAAATAGAGCTCCCGACCATGCTATTTTTTCACCCGGAGTCGATGTCGAAGTTTTTATGCTTAAGGATGGCGCAGAAAAAGCTTAG